In Blastopirellula sediminis, the following proteins share a genomic window:
- a CDS encoding type II secretion system protein GspD, with translation MQFLIRTTVFVLCAIAGVAAAIGLVHYSDDLLDSSLFALPPVADAADSASPIAAAPTSPLANAPAIAAYAPAVTQDVDIESLKKSIEAANDRQNENMQFFTKAIDSIRDVAQSSINAQKDNNAANPLVNPANPAAPMNGGLFAPPPVAGAAPGALDPLANAQPTPSELPEPNPLPTGPRIIRGEGDDGLTIVIQDTDIREVLEMLSEQGNLNILPTNNVRGTVSASLTKVDVRTALNAILRSTGYITLEESGFIYVGTPAELHAMNNMGDRVQTRIYRPNYIRAVDLQTLLTPLLTPEVGVISVSTAAQIGIAANSNTAGGDDFAGTEAVIVRDYEHKLVEIDQAVRELDRRPLQVAIEATILSVKLDDGVDIGVNFEALRDKNTVRLVSGFPLSALDNLKLTDGGLKFGFLDSSLAVFIDALETFGDTSVIASPQLLVLNKQRAEILIGEQKGYISTTVTETASTQSVEFLEIGTQLRLRPFITDDGMIRLEVHPEISDGDVKVENQITLPNKVVTQVTTNVICPDGRTIIIGGLIKSDLRRNGSQIPYLGSIPLIGPAFRQKQEETSRDELIVLLTPRIVDAAHIPSDGEVLQGVFEQQHENLADKMSPLGKRYLGRKYYRMATAAWATGDAYSALRYCNLAIHFDTSSLEAAELRNVITQQSGLGDRSVVTHLREGWVPPSPPHLPEVSPWHIEQVQTPPPMMMPPPEFGPGPEAGPQEFAPAPVVTPQHFAPAPQTPQVNR, from the coding sequence ATGCAATTCTTAATCCGAACGACGGTCTTCGTTCTGTGCGCCATCGCTGGCGTCGCTGCGGCGATCGGTCTGGTTCATTATTCGGACGACCTGCTCGACAGTTCCCTCTTCGCGCTTCCGCCGGTCGCAGACGCCGCTGATTCCGCTTCGCCGATCGCCGCTGCGCCGACTTCGCCCCTCGCAAACGCTCCGGCCATCGCCGCTTACGCTCCGGCCGTCACCCAAGACGTCGATATCGAAAGCCTGAAGAAGTCGATCGAAGCGGCCAACGATCGCCAGAACGAGAACATGCAGTTCTTCACCAAGGCGATCGACTCGATCCGCGACGTCGCGCAGTCCAGCATCAACGCTCAAAAAGACAACAACGCGGCGAACCCGCTGGTCAATCCGGCCAACCCTGCCGCTCCGATGAACGGCGGGCTCTTCGCTCCGCCGCCGGTCGCCGGCGCCGCTCCCGGAGCCTTGGATCCGCTGGCCAACGCCCAGCCGACGCCGAGCGAACTCCCCGAACCGAATCCGCTGCCGACCGGCCCCCGCATCATTCGCGGGGAAGGGGACGACGGCCTGACGATCGTCATCCAGGACACCGACATTCGCGAAGTGCTGGAAATGCTGAGCGAGCAGGGGAACCTGAACATCCTGCCGACCAACAACGTTCGCGGCACCGTCTCGGCGTCGCTGACGAAGGTGGACGTGCGGACCGCGCTGAACGCAATTCTCCGTTCGACCGGCTACATCACGTTGGAAGAGAGCGGCTTCATCTACGTCGGCACGCCGGCTGAACTACACGCGATGAACAACATGGGGGACCGGGTTCAGACCCGCATCTATCGCCCTAACTACATTCGCGCCGTCGACCTGCAAACCCTGCTTACTCCGCTCCTCACGCCGGAAGTGGGCGTGATCAGCGTTTCGACCGCCGCCCAGATCGGCATCGCCGCCAACAGCAACACCGCCGGCGGCGACGATTTCGCCGGCACCGAAGCGGTCATCGTCCGCGACTACGAACATAAGTTGGTCGAAATCGATCAGGCGGTCCGCGAGCTCGATCGACGTCCGCTGCAAGTGGCGATCGAAGCGACCATCCTCTCGGTGAAACTCGATGACGGCGTCGACATCGGCGTCAACTTTGAAGCGCTCCGCGACAAGAACACGGTTCGCCTCGTCTCGGGCTTTCCGCTCTCGGCGCTCGACAACCTGAAACTGACCGACGGCGGTTTGAAGTTCGGCTTCCTCGATTCGAGCCTGGCCGTTTTCATCGACGCCCTCGAAACGTTCGGCGACACCAGCGTCATCGCTTCGCCGCAGTTGCTCGTTTTGAACAAGCAGCGGGCCGAGATCCTGATCGGCGAACAAAAAGGTTACATCAGCACGACCGTCACCGAAACGGCGTCGACCCAATCGGTCGAATTCCTCGAAATCGGTACGCAACTTCGTCTCCGTCCGTTCATCACCGACGACGGGATGATTCGCTTGGAAGTCCATCCCGAAATCTCCGACGGGGACGTCAAAGTCGAAAACCAGATCACGTTGCCCAACAAGGTAGTGACGCAAGTGACGACCAACGTCATTTGTCCCGACGGCCGCACGATCATCATCGGCGGTTTGATCAAGAGCGATCTCCGTCGCAACGGGTCGCAGATTCCGTATCTCGGCAGCATTCCTCTGATCGGTCCGGCGTTTCGTCAAAAACAGGAAGAGACCTCGCGCGACGAACTTATCGTGCTGCTGACGCCGCGGATTGTCGACGCCGCCCACATCCCCAGCGACGGCGAAGTGTTGCAGGGAGTCTTCGAACAACAGCATGAAAACCTGGCCGACAAAATGTCGCCGCTCGGCAAACGCTACCTGGGACGCAAGTACTATCGCATGGCGACCGCCGCTTGGGCCACCGGCGACGCTTACTCGGCGCTCCGCTACTGCAACCTGGCGATTCACTTTGATACCAGCAGCCTGGAGGCGGCCGAACTGCGTAACGTGATCACGCAACAATCGGGATTGGGAGATCGCTCCGTCGTCACCCATCTCCGCGAAGGATGGGTTCCCCCAAGTCCGCCGCACCTTCCCGAGGTCTCCCCTTGGCACATCGAGCAAGTGCAGACGCCGCCGCCGATGATGATGCCGCCGCCCGAGTTCGGTCCGGGTCCTGAAGCCGGGCCGCAAGAGTTCGCCCCGGCGCCGGTAGTCACGCCGCAACACTTCGCTCCCGCGCCCCAAACGCCGCAGGTGAACCGATGA
- the pilO gene encoding type 4a pilus biogenesis protein PilO, whose product MAESAKAPKKPQTAKWKYVVLLGSVAVAYAAFVYLPRQQHISALRDEINLMQTTIDSEAALDAQLKAVGEEVDQVEEFLAPWHAVSEKDIDAGRVYHLLTAQARAAGAEKLSLVPMPEQRHASLVAQPVQIGCQAKFAQIHEMLKRFEELPYVLWVRSIELSPLAPNEDTLQCELTLEFFVDFDGKSG is encoded by the coding sequence ATGGCCGAATCCGCAAAAGCTCCGAAAAAACCGCAGACCGCCAAGTGGAAGTACGTCGTCCTGCTGGGCAGCGTCGCCGTGGCGTACGCCGCGTTCGTCTATCTGCCGCGTCAGCAGCACATTTCAGCGCTGCGCGACGAGATCAACCTGATGCAGACGACGATTGACTCGGAAGCGGCCCTCGACGCCCAATTGAAGGCAGTCGGCGAAGAGGTCGATCAGGTCGAAGAGTTTCTCGCCCCGTGGCATGCGGTCTCGGAAAAAGATATCGACGCCGGACGCGTTTACCACTTGCTGACGGCGCAAGCTCGCGCCGCTGGCGCCGAAAAGTTGAGCCTTGTTCCGATGCCCGAGCAACGCCATGCCAGCTTGGTCGCCCAGCCTGTTCAGATCGGCTGCCAAGCCAAGTTCGCCCAGATCCATGAGATGCTGAAGCGATTCGAAGAGCTTCCCTACGTCCTTTGGGTGAGAAGCATCGAACTCTCACCGCTAGCACCAAACGAAGACACCCTGCAATGCGAGCTAACCTTGGAGTTTTTTGTCGATTTTGACGGCAAATCCGGTTAG
- the pilM gene encoding type IV pilus assembly protein PilM: MIRLPFNSTGPIGVDVGSRSIKMVQFSADRKTLHEYATYDLPSGSDSVPSGEKLQAALHHCLEGRRFRGKDAVVCLGRRDLFLQNIRIPKSETKPLELLVQQEAAGRIPYSVTDAEIRHFATCDVRQGDVAAQEVVVMACHRPTLEQRLETIEAVGLRPLAVDVEPAAILRSYCNQYRRESDATDRVLYVHIGNTTTVVVIAEGDKILFIKYLDLGGRQFDEAVEKRLDMSAQQAADLRKHNGDRRRTQQDPEIARSLAEAMRPIVEKLLTELSMCVRYHSVTFRGKPLVRLVLSGGEANEQLAETLGKRLSLDTELGDPLRVYDETQQITRRSIWDVAVGLALRAT, encoded by the coding sequence ATGATTCGCCTCCCCTTCAATTCGACTGGTCCGATCGGCGTCGACGTCGGCTCGCGCTCGATCAAGATGGTGCAATTCAGCGCCGATCGAAAGACGCTGCACGAATACGCCACGTATGACCTGCCCAGCGGATCTGATAGCGTACCGAGCGGCGAAAAGCTGCAAGCCGCGCTGCACCATTGCCTGGAAGGGCGACGGTTTCGCGGCAAAGACGCGGTCGTATGCTTGGGCCGACGCGATCTGTTCCTGCAAAACATCCGCATTCCCAAAAGCGAAACGAAGCCGCTCGAACTGCTTGTCCAGCAGGAAGCGGCGGGACGCATTCCTTACTCGGTGACCGACGCCGAGATCCGCCATTTCGCCACTTGCGACGTCCGCCAGGGAGACGTCGCCGCTCAAGAGGTGGTGGTGATGGCCTGCCATCGTCCGACGCTCGAGCAACGCCTGGAAACGATCGAAGCGGTCGGCCTTCGTCCGTTGGCCGTCGACGTCGAACCGGCCGCCATTTTGCGCAGCTACTGCAATCAATATCGCCGCGAGTCGGACGCTACCGATCGCGTTCTCTACGTCCATATCGGCAACACCACGACCGTCGTCGTGATCGCCGAAGGGGACAAGATCCTGTTCATCAAATACCTCGACCTCGGCGGGCGTCAGTTTGACGAAGCGGTCGAAAAGCGGCTCGACATGTCGGCCCAGCAAGCGGCCGACCTCCGCAAGCACAACGGCGATCGCCGCCGCACGCAACAAGACCCCGAAATCGCTCGTAGTTTGGCCGAAGCGATGCGGCCAATCGTCGAGAAGCTGCTGACCGAGCTTTCGATGTGCGTCCGCTACCACAGCGTCACCTTCCGCGGCAAGCCGCTGGTCCGACTGGTTCTGTCGGGCGGCGAAGCGAACGAACAATTGGCCGAAACGCTCGGCAAACGACTGTCGCTCGACACGGAGCTGGGCGACCCGCTTCGCGTCTACGACGAAACGCAACAAATCACCCGGCGCAGCATCTGGGACGTCGCCGTCGGACTCGCTCTGCGAGCCACGTAA
- a CDS encoding pilus assembly FimT family protein has product MRSTALKRGFTLIELLLVVALISIVTAVVLPQLAPTFDQQLRGCGEIVVSDLDYARSLAIANGSTYRITFDDAANTYTLTHVGTNATLDTLPRSPFHNNEANRKQQVTSLSDLPHVGVSVTILGAVVTGNTDTRTTFVEFGPLGETTATKPTIIWLRAGSGVDSKYAAVRIHPITGVATLEDPTQTPPDIPAS; this is encoded by the coding sequence ATGCGCTCGACGGCTCTTAAGCGCGGCTTTACGCTGATTGAACTACTGCTGGTGGTGGCGCTGATAAGCATCGTCACCGCAGTCGTGCTGCCGCAGCTTGCGCCGACCTTTGATCAACAGCTACGAGGGTGCGGTGAGATCGTCGTCTCGGATCTCGACTACGCACGCAGCCTGGCGATCGCCAACGGATCAACCTATCGAATTACGTTTGACGATGCGGCCAACACCTACACGCTGACCCATGTCGGCACGAACGCGACGCTTGATACGTTGCCCCGCTCGCCGTTTCATAACAACGAAGCGAATCGCAAACAGCAGGTCACCTCTCTTTCCGACCTGCCGCACGTCGGCGTAAGCGTTACGATCCTTGGAGCCGTCGTAACCGGCAATACCGATACTCGTACGACCTTCGTCGAATTCGGTCCTCTGGGAGAAACTACCGCGACAAAGCCGACAATCATTTGGCTGCGCGCAGGGAGTGGCGTAGATTCCAAATACGCGGCCGTACGGATTCATCCGATTACGGGCGTCGCCACGTTGGAAGATCCTACGCAAACCCCTCCGGACATTCCCGCCAGCTAA